One segment of Sulfobacillus thermosulfidooxidans DSM 9293 DNA contains the following:
- a CDS encoding ClpP family protease — protein MRHSSYQISEEAEEPQVTEPAKKRRQDPTENIQELGTTKVPTAKSRIHTMVIIGQIEGHVVLPSQNKTTKYEHVIPQLVAIEESKDIKGLLLILNTVGGDVEAGLALAEMIASLSKPSVSLVLGGGHSIGVPVSVATTYSFIAPTATMTIHPIRMNGLVIGVPQTYEYLDKMQDRVVNFVTNHSHISESHFRELMFRTGELARDIGTVLVGKDAVDAGLIDEVGGIDQALRHLNMLIDAKNSRSVRKARTEKKDDKDKTEKPDKREVH, from the coding sequence TTGCGACATTCCAGTTATCAGATTAGTGAAGAGGCAGAGGAACCGCAGGTGACAGAGCCAGCCAAGAAAAGGCGACAAGATCCCACCGAAAATATTCAGGAATTGGGTACAACTAAAGTGCCGACGGCTAAGTCCCGAATCCACACGATGGTGATCATTGGTCAAATTGAAGGGCATGTCGTGCTGCCTTCGCAAAATAAGACCACAAAATATGAACATGTGATTCCCCAATTAGTAGCCATTGAAGAAAGCAAGGATATCAAAGGTCTTCTCTTAATTTTAAACACGGTCGGTGGTGACGTGGAGGCTGGTCTGGCACTTGCGGAGATGATTGCCAGTCTCTCGAAGCCGTCGGTGTCTTTGGTTTTAGGGGGTGGGCATTCCATTGGCGTGCCCGTTTCGGTGGCAACGACTTACAGTTTCATTGCTCCCACGGCAACCATGACAATTCATCCTATACGCATGAATGGGTTGGTCATCGGCGTGCCACAAACCTATGAGTATTTGGACAAAATGCAAGATCGGGTGGTGAATTTCGTCACCAACCATTCGCACATTTCGGAGAGCCATTTCCGGGAACTCATGTTTCGCACGGGCGAATTGGCTCGGGATATTGGCACCGTTTTGGTGGGCAAAGATGCTGTGGATGCAGGATTAATCGATGAAGTGGGAGGAATCGACCAGGCTCTTCGCCATCTTAACATGCTTATTGACGCGAAAAATTCCCGATCTGTTCGTAAGGCGCGGACGGAAAAAAAGGATGACAAGGACAAAACCGAAAAACCAGACAAACGGGAGGTTCACTAA
- a CDS encoding YlzJ-like family protein, protein MLYTPLAMEDIFSSHAETPWMGEWWIDGRLCLVRRDADGYVRLERLLSSDPQDFLDSRFQPNRIVATILF, encoded by the coding sequence ATGTTATATACTCCTTTAGCAATGGAAGACATTTTTTCTTCCCACGCGGAAACGCCTTGGATGGGGGAATGGTGGATTGATGGGCGACTTTGCCTCGTGCGTCGTGATGCTGACGGTTATGTGCGGTTGGAACGGCTATTGTCGTCCGATCCGCAAGACTTTTTAGATAGTCGATTTCAACCGAATCGCATTGTCGCTACCATTTTGTTTTGA